The DNA region AGGGCTTATAAAGCGATTAATGAACATGTAAATAAAGTGATTCAAGCAAGTGGTTTAAATCCGACTGAATTTGCCGTTCTGGAACTTTTATATCATAAAGGTGACCAGCCAATGCAGCAAATCGGCGGAAAAATTCTACTTGCAAGCGGAAGCATCACCTATGTTGTTGATAAGTTAGAGCAAAAAGGGATGCTTAGAAGAATTGCTTGTCCAAAGGATCGAAGAGTTACCTTTGCGCAAATAACTGAGGATGGGAAAGCCTTCAT from Neobacillus sp. FSL H8-0543 includes:
- a CDS encoding MarR family transcriptional regulator produces the protein MENEAISQSLKLFIVLSRAYKAINEHVNKVIQASGLNPTEFAVLELLYHKGDQPMQQIGGKILLASGSITYVVDKLEQKGMLRRIACPKDRRVTFAQITEDGKAFIQEIFPEHAEQIHNLMSSLTESEKLEAIELLKKLGLPAGKF